In Variovorax sp. OAS795, a single window of DNA contains:
- a CDS encoding DUF1629 domain-containing protein — MTKLLTLDLRRDVPAPEATPHQADLTTIFDDSSIELNEGQRCVQNWGRMRVALRDDRESPVGLTDFIMTVPFWIVSRRFALLLEAHQCQCEFLPLEVTYKKTTLTGEFFALNVLAVEDTAIDLSQSKFDPRLLKHGLMRDVSRLVLKPDALTSTPLAHLPQIGQIAVQDELSKRIEREMVGVKLLEPSLFTS, encoded by the coding sequence ATGACAAAGCTGCTGACCCTCGATCTTCGGCGCGACGTTCCCGCACCAGAAGCGACTCCTCATCAAGCGGACCTGACCACGATATTTGACGACTCGAGCATCGAACTCAATGAAGGTCAGCGTTGCGTACAGAACTGGGGGCGGATGAGGGTCGCTCTTCGAGATGATCGGGAAAGCCCTGTGGGGTTGACCGACTTCATCATGACGGTCCCCTTTTGGATCGTCTCACGACGGTTTGCGCTTCTCTTGGAGGCACATCAGTGCCAATGCGAATTTCTTCCTCTAGAAGTCACCTACAAGAAGACGACCCTGACGGGCGAGTTCTTTGCGCTCAATGTTTTGGCAGTGGAGGACACGGCAATCGATTTGTCTCAGTCGAAATTTGATCCGCGGCTGCTCAAACACGGCTTGATGAGGGATGTGAGCAGGCTCGTTCTCAAGCCCGACGCATTGACCTCTACGCCGCTAGCACATCTGCCGCAAATTGGTCAGATTGCAGTGCAAGATGAACTGTCCAAACGAATCGAGCGAGAGATGGTCGGCGTGAAATTGCTAGAGCCTTCGCTCTTCACCAGTTGA
- a CDS encoding carotenoid oxygenase family protein: MNAETQTNPHFFTGNYAPLTEEHDIAALHIEGTLPPGLSGSLYRVGPSPQYAPRDNDYHWFSGDGMVHAFHIDKGSVSYSNRWARTPKWQLEHEAGRALFGTFGNPATSDPLAQGRNGGTANTSMLWHGDRLFALEESHQPFELDAYTLASKGHQSFGDRVTSRSTAHPKVDPVSGELHFFAYSPDGPCSPTMLYGVMDKHCEVTRLESFKAPYASMVHDFMVTREHVLFPVTPLTLSVERAMRGKPLLAWETGLRTCVGVMRRNGATDPLRWFDADACHVFHVMNAWDDGATVVAYVMQSETAPGLPDAEGHPGDPDAMAARLCRWTFDLSGTNTGFRREYLDDLVAEFPRIDERYAGRRNRYGFYTCHATARARDDSESVLYDSLARFDFDTGERSMHTLPHGDVVSEPVFVPRATEAAEGDGWLLAVAWREQERRSDLLVFDAMDLAAEPVAVARLPHRVPFGFHGTWRPARI; this comes from the coding sequence GTGAACGCAGAAACACAGACGAACCCTCACTTCTTCACCGGCAACTACGCGCCGCTCACCGAGGAGCACGACATCGCGGCGCTTCACATCGAAGGCACGCTGCCACCCGGGCTGTCGGGCAGCCTGTACCGTGTGGGCCCGAGCCCGCAATACGCACCGCGCGACAACGACTACCACTGGTTTTCCGGCGACGGCATGGTGCATGCCTTCCACATCGACAAGGGCAGCGTGTCCTACAGCAACCGTTGGGCACGCACGCCGAAATGGCAGCTCGAACATGAAGCCGGACGCGCGCTCTTCGGCACCTTCGGCAACCCTGCCACCAGCGACCCGCTGGCGCAGGGCCGAAACGGTGGCACGGCCAACACCAGCATGCTGTGGCATGGCGACCGGCTGTTCGCGCTCGAAGAGTCGCATCAACCCTTTGAGCTGGATGCCTACACGCTGGCTTCCAAGGGACACCAGAGCTTCGGCGACCGCGTGACCTCGCGCTCCACCGCGCATCCGAAAGTGGACCCGGTGAGTGGCGAACTGCACTTCTTTGCGTACTCGCCCGACGGCCCCTGCTCGCCGACCATGCTCTATGGCGTGATGGACAAACACTGCGAGGTCACGAGGCTCGAGTCGTTCAAGGCGCCGTATGCCAGCATGGTGCATGACTTCATGGTGACGCGCGAGCATGTGCTCTTTCCCGTCACGCCGCTGACGCTCAGCGTGGAACGCGCGATGCGCGGCAAGCCACTGCTGGCTTGGGAGACCGGCCTGCGGACCTGCGTTGGCGTGATGCGGCGCAATGGCGCGACGGACCCGTTGCGCTGGTTCGATGCCGATGCCTGCCACGTGTTCCATGTGATGAATGCCTGGGACGACGGCGCCACTGTCGTGGCCTACGTGATGCAGTCCGAAACGGCGCCCGGACTGCCCGATGCCGAAGGCCATCCGGGTGACCCCGACGCCATGGCCGCGCGCCTGTGCCGCTGGACTTTCGACTTGAGCGGCACGAACACCGGATTCCGGCGTGAGTACCTCGATGACCTGGTGGCGGAGTTTCCACGCATCGACGAGCGCTACGCGGGCCGGCGCAACCGCTATGGCTTCTACACCTGCCACGCGACGGCGCGCGCAAGGGATGACTCGGAAAGCGTGCTCTACGACAGCCTGGCCCGTTTCGATTTCGATACCGGCGAGCGCAGCATGCACACGCTGCCGCATGGGGACGTGGTGTCCGAACCGGTATTCGTGCCGCGCGCGACCGAGGCAGCCGAGGGCGACGGCTGGCTGCTTGCCGTGGCCTGGCGTGAACAGGAACGGCGCAGCGACCTGCTGGTGTTCGATGCAATGGACCTGGCGGCGGAACCCGTCGCGGTCGCCCGTTTGCCGCATCGCGTACCGTTCGGCTTCCACGGAACTTGGCGACCTGCGCGCATTTGA
- a CDS encoding MerR family transcriptional regulator translates to MFLRIGELARRTGLTVRALRHYDDIALLVPSERSNAGYRLYGRKDVARLFRIQALRRLDLSLADIQGLLDNAAGGISELVAQQVAQLDREILQASALRTHLLAVQDQLQASEEPAMDDWLLALESMVAGSKYFSVDEQRTLKAQRDGFADAMAPERAELSAWLHRLVADGVSPESPQAQTLAQRWIELLLEEAGGDEGLLMKLYTMHWNEPSLHALTGVDRAGIRYISHAMAFARLQLYAHYCSASDMATLRQHYVAQTDAWPPLIAEVRQQMLAGAPTDGAAMRALARRWQELSLAKAGGDAALDAKLQRAFHHDAALRAGSGIDETLAAYVGRASAHLNGTSTS, encoded by the coding sequence ATGTTTCTGAGGATTGGTGAACTGGCCCGGCGCACGGGGCTGACAGTGCGCGCGTTGCGGCACTATGACGATATCGCCCTGCTGGTGCCGTCCGAAAGGTCCAATGCCGGCTACCGCCTGTATGGGCGGAAAGACGTGGCGCGGCTCTTCCGCATCCAGGCGTTGCGGCGACTCGACCTGTCGCTTGCCGACATACAAGGCCTGCTCGACAACGCAGCCGGCGGTATCTCGGAACTCGTGGCGCAGCAGGTGGCGCAGCTCGACCGCGAAATCCTGCAGGCGTCGGCACTGCGCACCCATCTGCTCGCGGTGCAGGACCAGCTGCAAGCCAGCGAAGAGCCCGCCATGGACGACTGGCTGCTGGCACTCGAAAGCATGGTCGCAGGCTCGAAGTATTTCAGCGTCGACGAACAGCGCACGCTCAAGGCGCAGCGCGACGGTTTCGCTGACGCCATGGCGCCCGAGCGTGCCGAGCTGTCGGCGTGGCTGCACCGCCTGGTCGCGGACGGCGTATCGCCCGAGAGCCCGCAAGCACAGACCCTGGCGCAACGTTGGATTGAACTGTTGCTCGAAGAAGCCGGCGGCGACGAAGGTTTGCTGATGAAGCTCTACACCATGCACTGGAACGAGCCGTCGCTCCACGCGCTGACCGGTGTGGACCGCGCAGGCATCCGGTACATCTCGCACGCGATGGCCTTCGCGCGCCTGCAGCTCTATGCGCATTACTGCAGCGCCAGCGACATGGCCACGCTGCGCCAGCACTACGTTGCCCAGACCGATGCATGGCCGCCGCTCATTGCAGAGGTTCGGCAACAGATGTTGGCGGGCGCTCCCACCGATGGCGCAGCCATGCGTGCCCTGGCGCGGCGCTGGCAGGAGCTCTCGCTCGCCAAGGCCGGCGGCGACGCCGCGCTGGACGCGAAGCTGCAACGCGCGTTCCACCATGACGCGGCCCTGCGGGCCGGCTCGGGCATCGACGAGACATTGGCAGCCTACGTTGGGCGAGCCAGCGCGCATCTGAACGGCACGTCGACCTCCTGA
- a CDS encoding tripartite tricarboxylate transporter substrate binding protein has product MNEPQLLHAVAAAAVLCLTGHAHAQDFPPRKPVTLVVGFAPGGAADAAARLIAKKLGDDVGQTVIIDNKAGAGGNIAHQYVAHGPTDGSMLLFGSIGPLTIAPHVMKVGYDPFKDLAAVSGGVNFPNVLVVHKGLGVKTLSDFVALSKKKPGSVDFASTGAGSASHLAGELFNQRAGIDMVHVPYKGGAPALQDLLGQRIASYFSAPPTALPHVEAGNLIPLATTGLTRPAYMPNIPTVAESGYPNFEALNWYAFVAPGKTPVAILERWNQAVVKVLADPGVKEALNKHGLTPQPTTRAELTDFMKKEDAKWSAIVRDRKITAN; this is encoded by the coding sequence ATGAACGAACCTCAACTTCTGCACGCCGTGGCCGCGGCCGCCGTGCTCTGCCTCACAGGGCATGCCCATGCCCAGGACTTCCCGCCCAGGAAACCCGTCACGCTGGTGGTCGGCTTTGCGCCGGGCGGCGCAGCGGACGCGGCGGCGCGCCTGATCGCCAAGAAGCTCGGGGACGACGTCGGCCAGACCGTGATCATCGACAACAAGGCCGGTGCGGGCGGCAACATTGCGCACCAGTACGTCGCGCATGGCCCAACCGACGGCTCGATGCTGTTGTTCGGCTCCATCGGCCCGCTGACCATCGCGCCTCATGTGATGAAGGTCGGCTACGACCCGTTCAAGGACCTGGCGGCGGTGTCGGGCGGGGTGAACTTCCCCAACGTGCTGGTGGTGCACAAGGGCCTGGGCGTCAAGACCCTTTCAGACTTCGTGGCGCTCTCGAAGAAGAAGCCCGGCAGCGTCGACTTCGCATCGACCGGTGCCGGTTCGGCCTCCCACCTGGCCGGGGAACTGTTCAACCAACGCGCCGGCATCGACATGGTGCACGTACCCTACAAGGGCGGCGCTCCCGCCCTGCAGGACCTGCTGGGCCAGCGCATCGCCTCGTACTTCTCGGCGCCGCCAACGGCACTGCCCCACGTCGAAGCCGGAAACCTGATCCCGCTGGCCACCACGGGGCTGACCCGGCCGGCCTACATGCCCAACATCCCGACGGTCGCCGAGTCGGGCTACCCGAACTTCGAGGCGCTGAACTGGTACGCCTTCGTGGCCCCCGGCAAGACGCCCGTGGCCATCCTGGAGCGCTGGAACCAGGCCGTCGTCAAGGTGCTGGCCGACCCCGGCGTGAAGGAGGCGCTCAACAAGCACGGCCTGACCCCGCAGCCGACGACGCGGGCCGAGCTCACCGACTTCATGAAGAAGGAGGATGCCAAGTGGAGTGCCATCGTGCGCGATCGGAAGATCACCGCAAATTAG
- the tcuB gene encoding tricarballylate utilization 4Fe-4S protein TcuB, with protein MQSLEALAREAVSLAEGARRVIPILSAAETEVGRQMQICNACRYCEGFCAVFPAMTRRLEFGKADIHFLANLCHNCGACLHACQYAPPHEFAVNVPRAMAEVRGKTYVDYAWPPALGVLYQRNGLTLSLALAAALALFLVLAATLKGSLWGAAPGDNFYSVFPHNLLVGMFAPVFLFAMLALGMGVRRFWRDVTPATGGAPLNRPAAAEAADAVLRLKYLDGGHGEGCHDDDDAYTLARRRFHHLTFYGFMLCFAATSVATLYHYAFGWAAPYALPSLPKLLGVVGGASLMIGTAGLWRLNRRRHPLHGDVAQKPMDLGFIALLFLTSASGLALWLGRGTPALALLLCLHLGAVMALFATMPYGKFGHGIFRSAALLRHAVEKRLPNPVGLGAD; from the coding sequence ATGCAATCGCTTGAAGCCCTGGCACGCGAAGCGGTGTCCCTCGCCGAGGGGGCGCGCCGCGTCATCCCCATCCTGTCGGCCGCCGAGACCGAGGTCGGCCGACAGATGCAGATCTGCAATGCCTGCCGCTACTGCGAGGGCTTCTGCGCCGTGTTCCCGGCCATGACGCGCCGGCTCGAATTCGGCAAGGCCGACATTCACTTCCTGGCCAACCTCTGCCACAACTGCGGCGCCTGCCTGCACGCCTGCCAGTACGCACCGCCGCACGAATTCGCCGTCAACGTGCCGCGGGCCATGGCCGAGGTGCGGGGAAAAACCTATGTGGACTACGCTTGGCCGCCCGCGCTCGGCGTGCTGTACCAGCGCAACGGGCTGACGCTGTCGTTGGCGCTGGCCGCAGCGCTCGCACTGTTCCTGGTGCTCGCTGCAACGCTGAAGGGCAGCCTGTGGGGCGCGGCGCCCGGGGACAACTTCTACAGCGTGTTCCCGCACAACCTGCTGGTCGGCATGTTCGCACCCGTGTTCCTGTTCGCCATGCTGGCCCTTGGCATGGGCGTGCGGCGTTTCTGGCGCGACGTTACGCCCGCCACTGGTGGCGCCCCGCTGAACCGGCCCGCCGCGGCTGAAGCCGCAGACGCGGTGCTGCGCCTCAAGTACCTCGATGGTGGCCATGGCGAGGGCTGCCACGACGACGACGATGCCTACACGCTGGCACGCCGGCGCTTCCACCATCTGACCTTCTACGGCTTCATGCTGTGCTTTGCCGCCACCAGCGTGGCCACGCTGTATCACTACGCCTTCGGCTGGGCCGCTCCCTACGCTTTGCCCAGCCTGCCGAAACTGCTCGGCGTGGTCGGCGGGGCCAGCCTGATGATTGGCACGGCCGGCCTGTGGCGGCTGAACCGCAGGCGCCACCCATTGCATGGCGACGTGGCACAGAAGCCGATGGACCTGGGCTTCATTGCACTGCTCTTCCTCACCAGTGCCAGCGGACTGGCCCTGTGGCTCGGCCGCGGTACCCCCGCCCTGGCCTTGCTGCTGTGCCTGCACCTGGGGGCTGTCATGGCCCTGTTCGCCACGATGCCCTACGGCAAGTTCGGGCACGGCATCTTCCGCAGCGCCGCGCTGCTGCGCCACGCCGTCGAGAAGCGCCTGCCCAACCCCGTTGGCCTGGGTGCGGACTGA
- a CDS encoding NUDIX hydrolase, translating to MISVHLQGQRFQVRAAAIVLHEGHLLVHRAPGDPYWALPGGRVEVGEAASATVVREMKEELGEDVACGALLHIAENFFDLSGQRNHEIGFYFLVSLPEGSQLLDKARIYRGIESHLELEFRWFPVNQLASINLRPTFLHASLAADPLAFSHAVQREYP from the coding sequence ATGATCTCCGTCCATCTCCAGGGCCAGCGCTTCCAGGTTCGCGCCGCGGCCATCGTGCTCCATGAGGGCCACCTGCTCGTGCACCGTGCCCCGGGCGATCCGTACTGGGCGCTGCCGGGCGGCCGGGTCGAGGTGGGCGAAGCGGCATCGGCCACGGTCGTGCGCGAGATGAAGGAAGAGCTCGGCGAGGACGTGGCCTGCGGTGCGCTGCTTCATATCGCCGAGAACTTCTTCGACCTGTCGGGGCAGCGCAACCACGAGATCGGGTTCTACTTTCTCGTCTCGCTGCCGGAGGGCTCGCAGCTCCTCGACAAGGCGCGCATCTACCGCGGAATCGAAAGCCACCTGGAACTGGAGTTTCGCTGGTTCCCGGTCAACCAACTGGCGTCGATCAACCTGCGTCCCACGTTCCTGCATGCCTCGCTGGCGGCCGATCCGCTGGCGTTCTCGCATGCGGTGCAGCGGGAGTACCCCTGA
- a CDS encoding tripartite tricarboxylate transporter substrate binding protein: MQFATLFKILAVAAPLAAVPVAASAQAAYPARAVKIIVPAPPGGAIDTIARVVGDKLSQSMGQPVIVDNRPGASNNLGTDVLAKSAPDGYTIGIVGGSHNTNKFLFKNLGWDPLASFEPIVYTHEVPLVFAIYPQLPAKTLPEFVAWMKAHPDEAKVATSGRGSAQEMAAEMFRMASGAPMLLVPYKGSSAAHPDLLAGRTALFIDTLTAILPQVKAGNARAVAVSTRKRTQSLPDVPTADEQGFKGYDANTNGGFLAPAGTPKAIVARLNAEINAALKLPDVRTKLEAAGIEIQGGTPEAYAALIKSDLAKWGKVVKEAGIQPE, translated from the coding sequence ATGCAGTTCGCAACCCTGTTCAAGATCCTCGCGGTCGCGGCGCCTTTGGCCGCGGTGCCGGTGGCGGCGTCGGCCCAGGCGGCCTATCCGGCCCGCGCCGTCAAGATCATCGTGCCCGCGCCGCCGGGCGGCGCGATCGACACCATCGCGCGGGTCGTCGGCGACAAGCTCTCGCAGTCGATGGGCCAGCCGGTGATCGTCGACAACCGGCCCGGCGCCTCCAACAACCTCGGCACGGACGTGCTCGCCAAGTCGGCGCCGGACGGCTACACCATCGGCATCGTGGGCGGCAGCCACAACACCAACAAGTTCCTGTTCAAGAACCTGGGCTGGGATCCGCTGGCCAGCTTCGAGCCGATCGTCTACACGCACGAGGTGCCGCTGGTGTTCGCGATCTACCCGCAGCTGCCCGCGAAGACGCTGCCCGAGTTCGTGGCCTGGATGAAGGCCCATCCGGACGAGGCCAAGGTCGCCACCTCCGGCCGCGGCAGCGCGCAGGAAATGGCGGCCGAGATGTTCCGCATGGCCAGCGGCGCGCCGATGCTGCTGGTGCCCTACAAGGGCTCGTCGGCCGCGCACCCCGATCTGCTGGCCGGGCGTACCGCCCTCTTCATCGACACCCTCACGGCCATCCTGCCGCAGGTGAAGGCCGGCAACGCGCGGGCCGTGGCCGTGTCGACGCGCAAGCGGACCCAGTCGCTGCCCGACGTGCCGACCGCGGACGAACAGGGCTTCAAGGGCTACGACGCCAACACCAACGGCGGCTTCCTGGCGCCGGCCGGCACGCCCAAGGCCATCGTCGCCAGGCTCAATGCCGAGATCAACGCGGCGCTCAAGCTGCCCGACGTACGCACGAAGCTCGAGGCCGCCGGCATCGAGATCCAGGGCGGCACGCCGGAGGCCTACGCGGCACTGATCAAGTCCGACCTCGCCAAGTGGGGCAAGGTGGTCAAGGAGGCGGGGATCCAGCCGGAGTAG
- a CDS encoding tripartite tricarboxylate transporter substrate binding protein: MFTRRLAIPLALALCALHAPGFAQNFPARPVTLVVPFPPGGGTDTGARVIAEQLSRRWNQPVIVENKGGAAGQIGADFVAKSKADGYTLLLGNIGTQAINPLLYPKLPYDADKAFAPVSLVAELPLAMMVHPSVPAKTAAEFVALAKTKPGQMSYSSSGAGGAPHLAAEMFKDQTGTFILHVPYRGGGPAIADLLAGHVQLSFMTVLEASGHIKAGKLRALAVTGDKRVPAFAEVPTLAESAAPGFNAISWIGLLAPSGTPPDVVERIAADLRAVLADESVKARFTGLGGVPRTTSPQEFGKLIADDRSRYAQVIRSRKITIE, translated from the coding sequence ATGTTCACTCGACGCCTCGCGATTCCCCTCGCCCTGGCTCTCTGCGCCCTCCATGCACCGGGCTTCGCGCAGAACTTTCCCGCCCGTCCCGTGACGCTGGTGGTGCCGTTCCCGCCGGGCGGCGGCACCGACACCGGCGCTCGCGTCATCGCCGAGCAGTTGAGCCGGCGCTGGAACCAGCCCGTGATCGTGGAAAACAAGGGCGGCGCCGCCGGGCAGATCGGCGCCGACTTCGTCGCCAAGTCCAAGGCGGACGGCTACACGCTGCTGCTGGGCAACATCGGCACGCAGGCGATCAATCCGCTGCTGTATCCCAAGCTCCCCTACGACGCGGACAAGGCCTTCGCCCCGGTGTCCCTGGTGGCCGAGCTGCCGCTGGCCATGATGGTCCATCCGTCGGTCCCCGCGAAGACGGCGGCCGAGTTCGTGGCGCTGGCCAAGACCAAGCCCGGCCAGATGAGCTACAGCAGTTCGGGTGCGGGCGGCGCGCCGCACCTGGCCGCCGAGATGTTCAAGGACCAGACGGGCACCTTCATCCTGCATGTGCCCTACCGCGGCGGCGGCCCGGCCATTGCCGACCTGCTCGCGGGCCATGTGCAGCTGTCGTTCATGACTGTGCTGGAGGCCTCCGGCCACATCAAGGCCGGCAAGCTGCGCGCGCTGGCCGTGACCGGCGACAAGCGCGTGCCGGCGTTTGCCGAAGTGCCGACACTCGCCGAAAGCGCGGCGCCGGGCTTCAACGCGATCTCCTGGATCGGCCTCCTGGCACCTTCGGGCACGCCGCCGGATGTGGTGGAGAGGATCGCCGCCGACCTGCGCGCGGTGCTGGCCGACGAATCGGTCAAGGCGCGTTTCACCGGCCTGGGCGGCGTGCCGCGCACCACCTCGCCGCAGGAGTTCGGCAAGTTGATCGCCGACGACAGAAGCCGCTACGCGCAGGTCATCCGCAGCCGCAAGATCACCATCGAGTGA
- a CDS encoding 2-hydroxyacid dehydrogenase yields MNPQVLQLNPILIPEINDELASLYTVHKLFELPDPPGWLRQHGASIDAVITGGHTGISRATLEQLPSLKVVAVNGVGTDAVDLAYCRARALPVTATLGALTEDVADLAIGLLIAACRNLCAGDRFVRDGQWPLHPQPSAIPLARRFSGMRIGIVGMGRVGRAVAVRAAAFGCPIGYTDLHAMDDVAHPFTPKLLDLARESDALVLCAAADQAEGIVDAAVLDALGPRGFLVNVARGRLVNEADLTEALAAGRIAGAGLDVFVDEPHVPLALRQSERATLQAHRASATWETRTAMGEMVLASIAQALAGERPAMSLTT; encoded by the coding sequence ATGAACCCCCAAGTCCTCCAGCTGAACCCGATCCTGATTCCCGAAATCAACGACGAGCTCGCCTCGCTCTACACGGTGCACAAGCTCTTCGAGCTTCCCGATCCTCCGGGCTGGCTGCGCCAGCACGGCGCGTCGATCGACGCCGTGATCACCGGCGGGCACACCGGCATTTCGCGCGCCACGCTGGAGCAGCTGCCCAGCCTCAAGGTGGTGGCCGTCAATGGCGTCGGCACCGACGCGGTGGACCTGGCCTACTGCCGCGCGCGTGCCCTGCCCGTCACCGCCACGCTCGGCGCTCTGACCGAAGACGTGGCCGACCTGGCCATCGGCCTGCTGATCGCGGCGTGCCGCAACCTGTGCGCCGGCGACCGTTTCGTGCGGGACGGCCAGTGGCCGCTTCATCCGCAGCCCAGCGCCATCCCGCTCGCGCGGCGGTTCAGCGGCATGCGCATCGGCATCGTCGGCATGGGCCGCGTGGGCCGCGCCGTGGCCGTGCGGGCCGCAGCTTTCGGCTGCCCCATCGGCTACACCGACCTGCACGCCATGGACGACGTCGCGCACCCCTTCACGCCCAAGCTGCTCGACCTGGCCCGCGAGTCGGACGCTCTGGTGCTGTGCGCCGCCGCCGACCAGGCCGAAGGCATCGTCGACGCGGCCGTGCTCGATGCGCTCGGGCCGCGCGGCTTCCTGGTCAATGTCGCGCGCGGCCGGCTCGTGAACGAAGCCGACCTGACCGAGGCGCTGGCCGCCGGCCGCATCGCGGGTGCGGGCCTGGACGTCTTCGTCGACGAACCGCACGTGCCGCTCGCGCTGCGCCAGTCCGAGCGCGCGACCTTGCAGGCCCACCGCGCCAGCGCCACCTGGGAGACCCGCACCGCGATGGGCGAGATGGTGCTGGCCAGCATCGCCCAGGCCCTGGCCGGCGAGCGCCCGGCCATGAGCCTGACCACCTGA
- a CDS encoding citrate synthase family protein has protein sequence MASWISMNEACNLLGVQPQTLYAYVSRGKLEVAPDPADTRRRLYRAEDVAVLAKRKQAGRKRETLAANTLFGSEPSIPTALCAFFRGRPYYRGRDAVAMARTATLEDAAQLLWGAERAVDFASSAPMRAGKPGRDAAFAALAGLSAAGHSTAGRLTRVLHAEAQGLVGQVATAFGAAPGDEPLHLRFAKGWKQPARVADLLRTAMVLLADHELTSSAFVARITASTGASLPACLLAGLTTASGPLHGDASGRVRALFSEVERAGEDQVLAHYLANGLSPAGFGHHLYPDGDPRAAALLALFDPPKAIVRFIAKVTKLTGLQPNVDVALAALAAHHRLPADAAFGLFATARSVGLLAHSLEQLGVAQVIRPRGRYVGPVPEAETDGAGR, from the coding sequence ATGGCTTCCTGGATCTCGATGAACGAGGCGTGCAATCTCCTGGGCGTGCAGCCCCAGACGCTCTATGCCTATGTGAGCCGCGGCAAGCTGGAGGTCGCGCCCGATCCGGCCGATACGCGGCGCAGGCTCTACCGCGCCGAGGACGTGGCGGTGCTGGCCAAGCGCAAGCAGGCCGGTCGCAAGCGCGAGACGCTGGCCGCGAACACGCTGTTCGGATCGGAGCCCAGCATTCCGACCGCGCTGTGCGCGTTCTTCCGCGGGCGGCCGTACTACAGGGGCCGCGATGCCGTGGCCATGGCGCGCACCGCCACGCTCGAAGATGCGGCCCAGCTGTTGTGGGGCGCCGAGCGCGCCGTCGACTTCGCGAGTTCCGCGCCCATGCGTGCGGGCAAGCCGGGCCGCGATGCGGCCTTTGCCGCGCTGGCCGGCCTCTCGGCGGCCGGGCATTCCACCGCGGGACGCCTGACCCGGGTGCTGCATGCCGAAGCGCAGGGGCTCGTGGGGCAGGTGGCCACCGCGTTCGGCGCCGCGCCGGGCGATGAACCGCTGCACTTGCGCTTCGCCAAGGGGTGGAAGCAACCGGCCAGGGTGGCCGACCTGCTGCGCACGGCCATGGTCTTGCTGGCCGATCACGAGCTGACCAGTTCCGCCTTCGTCGCGCGCATCACGGCTTCCACCGGCGCGTCGCTGCCGGCCTGCCTGCTGGCCGGCTTGACCACGGCATCGGGTCCGCTGCATGGCGACGCCTCGGGCCGCGTGCGCGCGCTGTTCAGCGAGGTGGAGCGCGCGGGCGAGGACCAGGTGTTGGCCCACTACCTCGCCAACGGCCTGTCGCCGGCGGGCTTCGGCCATCACCTGTATCCCGATGGCGATCCGCGCGCGGCCGCACTGCTGGCCCTGTTCGACCCGCCGAAGGCGATCGTGCGCTTCATCGCCAAGGTCACCAAGCTGACAGGGCTGCAGCCCAACGTCGATGTCGCGCTGGCCGCCCTGGCCGCGCACCACCGGCTTCCCGCCGACGCGGCCTTCGGCCTGTTCGCCACCGCGCGAAGCGTCGGCCTGCTGGCTCACAGCCTGGAGCAACTGGGCGTGGCGCAGGTCATCCGCCCGCGCGGCCGCTATGTGGGGCCGGTGCCCGAAGCCGAAACCGACGGCGCGGGCCGCTGA
- a CDS encoding cupin domain-containing protein — translation MTSPMNVNKLQTRSHDAPDEVREPEMTRVEVVRLEGYTLGRFNFQPGWRWSNCIKPVVGTDSCQVAHVGYAVSGRLTVQMNDGSKTSIEAGMSYTIPPGHDAWVEGDKPFVGLEMMSAEQFAKPNS, via the coding sequence ATGACAAGTCCCATGAACGTCAACAAGCTCCAGACGCGATCCCATGACGCGCCCGACGAGGTGCGGGAGCCGGAAATGACCCGGGTCGAAGTGGTCCGCCTCGAGGGCTACACGCTCGGACGCTTCAACTTCCAGCCGGGGTGGCGCTGGTCGAACTGCATCAAGCCGGTCGTGGGCACGGACAGCTGCCAGGTCGCGCACGTGGGTTATGCGGTGTCGGGCCGCCTCACCGTGCAGATGAACGACGGTTCCAAGACCTCCATCGAGGCAGGCATGTCGTACACCATTCCGCCGGGCCACGACGCATGGGTCGAAGGCGACAAGCCCTTCGTCGGCCTGGAGATGATGAGCGCGGAGCAGTTCGCCAAGCCCAACAGCTGA